One Engraulis encrasicolus isolate BLACKSEA-1 chromosome 4, IST_EnEncr_1.0, whole genome shotgun sequence genomic window, TGTTCATTGTATTACGCTAGCTGCACTGAATTTGGTGAATTCTTCCTACTACAAACCTGCAATCGCACGCAGGCTCGCAGCACTTTGATCAACTTCAATGCTGCGCAACTCTTTCAGTCGACTCCTCACGTCACTGTTGAAGCTTCATGTGAATGGGCGCTGAATGAAGCTTCAAACGTCACGAATCACGTGATCAACTGCAAACGAATCAAGCTCCGATACACGCTTTCCTTTGCGATGGTTCATTTTTCTGACACACGCTTCGACACGGGAGACTCATTGGGAACATCACTGGTGCCATTGTGATTAACAATTCTCATTGTCTTTACAGGTTAGCGGTCCTCCTTTTCATTGCCTCTCATGACCTCAGATTTACAAATGGTAAGGGCAATCAgtccatgcatttattttttgaGCATAATTTCTCTTCTAAGTCTGACATACAAACTTATGTATGGATTTAATTTTAATATGGCTAACccactgacttttttttttctttcttttgtctacTTTCAGCGTACCCTGGCGGCTCAAAAGGAGAGCAGAACCCAAGCAAATGGTACAATGGTAGATCTCAAGTAGATGAGTGGGATGATTCTGAAACTGTCCAAGTGTCTGGTGCCGTTTCTCTGGGAAGCTCTACGTCACCATACAGGCAACCCTCCACATATTCGAGGAGTGTGTCAGCCGTTGCGACACAGCCTCCGTTTTCTTCCCAGTCCGGTGGCCATTCCCGTTCGTTCTCAGGGCCTCAACGAGACCTCAATCAGGGCTCAGAATCCTATAAATCTATACAGCAAAACCAGGACACTTCTTACAACTGGAAACAACAATCCACTTTCAAGCACGTGCGGCAGAACCAGAAATCATTCGTCGATCACGGGAAGCCACAGTCCTCTGAATCTCCACCGGCTATGTCCAAACCTGTGCAGCATGACTGGTGGCCACAGAATACCGCCAAGCTCAAGCAGCAGCCAAACTTTGACAACTGGCAGGGAAAGGTGACTTCTAAATCTGTGAAGCAGAACCAGCAGCCATCCTTTGACCACTGGAAGCCACAGCCTACTGGATCACAACAGGCTACTTCCAAAAACATACAGCAGGGCCAGAAGCCATCCTTCAATAACTGGGGGCCACAGTCTTTAGGATCTTCACAGGTTTCATCTAGACCTGTGCAGCGTGACTGGTCGCGTCAGGTGATCTCTAAACCTGCACAACCGAACCAGCAGTCTTCATTTGACCACTGGAAGCCACAGGATACTGCCAAACGCATGCAACAGAAGCATCAGCAGCAGCCAAACTCAAATGTGGCCACGAACAACTGGAAGCAACAAGATGTTTCTGGGCACCTGGGAGGTTCTTATGGAGCAGCATCTCCAGGACTGCACTGGCAATCCCATTCAATCCAGGGAGCCAATTTTCAAAGTACCCTCAGACCTGCACAAAGTTCTGAACCATTCCAGGGGTACAAGGCCCAGCAAAACCAGCAGATGTCAAAACCAGACCAAGATGGCTACCCCTCATACCATCCAGCCAAGCCTGTCCAAAGATGGCAGCAACCTTCCCATCAGTTTCCCTCCAACCCTCCTCAGCAGCCTTCAAGAACGGCACCACTCTCCTTCCAGCCCGGCTATCACTCAGGGTCTACAGACAAACCGGTTGGTGGCACAAGGAAGTCATCAGCTGACCAAAATGGACTGAAATACCAACAAACCAAGCCTAACTCAGTGAATGAGTACAAATCTGTGCATTCAATGACAACTGGACGAGCAGGTAAACCCCAGTCTCAAGGCCATTTCTCTCCATCCAGAGGAGGTCTTCAGGGCTTCAACCAGGCACCAGGATCTTCACAGGCTGCAAACAAACCGCAGAGCCGGAAGAAATCTTCCAGCTGGAGGGAACTTACATTTGGCTCAGCAACAGCTACGGTCAAGTTTGGGCAGAAGAATGGCTTTGGCTCTGCAGGGCCTATAAACAAACCTGAGCAGCAGAACCAACAGCTGTCTGCCAACTGGATGCCACAGGTTTCATACAAGTCTTTGCAGCACAACCGGCAGCCATCCCTCAACAACTGGAGCCATATGCAGCATTTGAAACTGCAGCAAAACCAGCAGTAGGGCACCACTCATCTTGGATAGACTAAAGTGGATATGGTAAGCGTTTAAATTGCATTTtgttcaaagttcacaatttaATGTTTGGCTTCTGGTAAAACTGTAGAGGGAAACTGGGAACTGGGATAGTCGGCTACACTTTTTTtagttatatattttttaaaggttCATCTTAACCACTCACCTGAGACTCAAATGTCGTCTAATTTTTAAACCGTATTTTCTGATGGGCCTACAATACCCACCATGCATGCCCAAAATTTGTCTGCCtcctaacttttttttttaaatctcgttTCAGGTCCCGAGTCTTTGAATATTCAATaaatcttttatcttacattggTGTCCTTGTTTTCATTGAGCCCTCTTGTAACCCAATGTTTGCTCACTGCATGAATTCTTTAGCTGGTATTAAAATTGTAATTCCTTCCTTGGCGATGGGTCATGTTTTTTTTCACCTCTGCCATGGAGGTTGTGTttttggttgcattgatttgccTGTCAGCAGGCAGGGGCgattctaaggggtggcagggggtggcatttgcccccccagaaatacgATTTGCCACCcaaattaagagccctgattgtgaccaatagccttaatgcttgacatcatttcagacatagaactttaggttgcagggtttcactttaagggattcactgtatcacataagtgtgtgtgtcgattatatagcgtttatcattttcccttagtgtaggagcatgcccccctgaaatacatttcgccaccccaagaataaatgtctggaaccgcccctgtcaGCAGGGTAACTCATAGTTATGAATGGAATTTGataactttgtggagttgttggaaattacgaaaggaacaagtgattaaattttgattGAATCCAGGCTTTTCTAAAGATTATTCCGTGGGATGGGGAAAAATTGACTGctgtctaactccacaaaaacaaggcagaaagatgaAGAAAATGGGAATGTAacggtcaaatgttctatcacgGTTCTATAACTGCTTCCTTTGTGGTGGTCTGCACTCAGTGCATTTCCAGTTTAAAGATCCTTTGCGCCAACAATTTCTTTGACATCACTTTGGTACCATCTCATTTGATTCACTGTGCTTAAATGGTTGAAAGGTGTCAGATTTTCCACCTGCTACTGGATGTCTCGTTCAATGTCTgcattttaagtaggcctacttggagaTCTTTAGCAATTGTGTAATTTGCTTGATCTCATGATTGTTAATCTTGTTTACATGTTTTCAAAGTTCTTGCTTTTCGGCCTCAGCATTTGTCCTGGAATGACTAATGTGGACTCGTAAATGgggaaaaatgtcaaattatTGACCGGTGGGAGCAACGGGGCTGAGATAAAATGACGTGCCACCATGTAATGCGTGTCTGCAAGTTGTGAACCTGCATTCAACAGCACCTTGCATCAAGATACAATTGGCTTTGCAAGGAGGTTTATCTCTGTAGATACATGTATTAGTAGGGTTCCAATGTGAATTATCTTCACTGAAATTACGGTACTACCGGTATTCCTTTGTGCCTGCATCTACAGTGTCTGTGCAAGGATAATCTGTACCCCCTCATTGGATTCTTCGGGAAGGACTATGGCAAGAACAACGAGCCCTACAGGGCCTACCTATTGACCTTCATCATTGCTGTTTGCTTCATCCTCATTGGTGAGATGGCACACTACCAGTTTTAATCAACCAATCAtgttgtcaatgacaataaacaaatatgtatttagatcgcaaaacattttttgtcacCAAACTTTGGTGACAATTTGTTACAAACTAGTGCACTGGTTGGTCCCGAGTTGCGGTCATCCCATTGGTCGGACAACCCATTAGGCCAAGGTGCTCATGAGATTGGCtgtttagcatcttgcccctccttacagtattagtaaacaggaaacctcTGTATTCAACATCCCAGATGAGAAatttttgaattgtgcttttaccTTTTATGGGATATTGAATAAAACCTTTATCGTTTATAATGTCTTGCCTCACTcctcgaggccacaagcacaaggcgagggtgggagacagtgttgccagattgggctggttcccgcccaattgggctgcttaggatggccgtgtgcgggtaaaaatagcatttaTCAGGAAAaacactttttgccatagaaatcaatggaattgggcgggattttgtgcttctaggcgggttttgaaaatgttttgggctggaaatcatcagcctcatctggcaaccctggtgggaGATAAGATAATAGGATGGATACATGGTGCTgatccaggggtgtgtttcttgacagcattatcgctaactaagttagcaacttatttggttgcaatgcaatttcccactgggaacctactaagttgctaactggttagcaacaatattTTCAAGAAATGGGGTCCCGAGTCTGTATTTAACCAACACCACACACTGTTCACAGGAAGTAGAGCAGCTTTCACTACTATATGTCGGAGCAGCCTTGGCCTAGTTAGGTAGTTGGTCTTTGAATccgagggttacaggttcgaatcccatctttAGTTGAAAGGGAATGTGGGATCTAACTCCATAtttcttcagggactgtaaccaataccctacaaTAACGgtgagtcacttt contains:
- the LOC134446751 gene encoding uncharacterized protein LOC134446751, whose amino-acid sequence is MWHLTGAQFRLAVLLFIASHDLRFTNAYPGGSKGEQNPSKWYNGRSQVDEWDDSETVQVSGAVSLGSSTSPYRQPSTYSRSVSAVATQPPFSSQSGGHSRSFSGPQRDLNQGSESYKSIQQNQDTSYNWKQQSTFKHVRQNQKSFVDHGKPQSSESPPAMSKPVQHDWWPQNTAKLKQQPNFDNWQGKVTSKSVKQNQQPSFDHWKPQPTGSQQATSKNIQQGQKPSFNNWGPQSLGSSQVSSRPVQRDWSRQVISKPAQPNQQSSFDHWKPQDTAKRMQQKHQQQPNSNVATNNWKQQDVSGHLGGSYGAASPGLHWQSHSIQGANFQSTLRPAQSSEPFQGYKAQQNQQMSKPDQDGYPSYHPAKPVQRWQQPSHQFPSNPPQQPSRTAPLSFQPGYHSGSTDKPVGGTRKSSADQNGLKYQQTKPNSVNEYKSVHSMTTGRAGKPQSQGHFSPSRGGLQGFNQAPGSSQAANKPQSRKKSSSWRELTFGSATATVKFGQKNGFGSAGPINKPEQQNQQLSANWMPQVSYKSLQHNRQPSLNNWSHMQHLKLQQNQQ